A window of Candidatus Zixiibacteriota bacterium contains these coding sequences:
- the cas6 gene encoding CRISPR system precrRNA processing endoribonuclease RAMP protein Cas6: MNDSLIGINLPLISVTIKVKVTRAIKWNSFPGSVIHGIIGYKLKDYSCVMAHRNCNKCFLVHSCAYGMIYESPVPPDSKRMKLYPQSPHPIRVAVYPWDKPELKEGTVIEIGLTLFGKTAANLLMVLLSLESGFEAGIGRKYQGERGKAEIISLSDNLSKSEKPWSDLKKNYVGFAHPVVINNDRTEISKIALHFKSPLKITTAGKSNYKPDFRDIIATLLRRASNLSYFFHDRELDLDYKGILQKAELLETVKDYSRVKAIRYSSRQSKTISISGVTGNLTINDCPPDLLYLLEVGQYTGLGKSTTMGLGDYELKL; the protein is encoded by the coding sequence ATGAATGACAGTCTAATTGGTATTAATCTACCTTTGATTTCGGTAACCATTAAGGTCAAAGTTACGCGTGCTATAAAATGGAACTCTTTCCCCGGCAGTGTTATTCATGGAATAATTGGGTATAAGCTGAAAGATTATTCCTGTGTAATGGCTCATCGAAATTGCAATAAGTGTTTTCTTGTTCATTCATGCGCTTATGGCATGATATATGAATCGCCCGTTCCGCCAGACAGTAAACGTATGAAATTATATCCTCAGTCGCCTCATCCGATAAGGGTTGCTGTCTATCCCTGGGATAAGCCCGAATTAAAAGAAGGTACTGTGATTGAGATTGGTTTAACTTTGTTTGGCAAGACAGCGGCTAATCTGCTAATGGTTCTGCTAAGTCTCGAAAGCGGCTTTGAAGCTGGTATTGGTAGAAAATACCAAGGAGAGCGAGGTAAAGCAGAGATAATATCATTGAGTGATAATCTATCTAAAAGCGAAAAGCCATGGTCCGACCTTAAGAAAAACTATGTCGGTTTTGCTCATCCGGTAGTTATTAACAATGATAGAACTGAGATTAGTAAAATCGCATTGCATTTCAAATCGCCTTTGAAAATTACTACAGCAGGCAAATCTAATTATAAGCCAGATTTCCGTGATATAATTGCAACGCTTTTAAGAAGGGCAAGCAATCTATCATATTTTTTCCATGACAGAGAATTGGATTTAGATTATAAAGGAATACTTCAAAAAGCTGAATTGCTTGAAACCGTAAAGGATTATAGTAGAGTAAAAGCGATTCGATATTCAAGCCGTCAGAGTAAAACTATTAGTATAAGTGGCGTAACAGGAAATTTGACGATAAATGACTGCCCACCTGATTTGTTGTACTTGTTGGAAGTTGGACAGTATACCGGATTAGGTAAAAGTACTACAATGGGTTTAGGAGATTATGAGTTGAAGTTATAG
- a CDS encoding TIGR02710 family CRISPR-associated protein → MKNNTVLVLTIGGTPKPIIKSLKEHNPGYIYFIPSTVTQDQIPEIKNAVFKNEFHGVEKSFPIKDPADLPKCYRKCIEAFEDIRTTGLESKDIIADPTGGTKIMSAALLLAAIDLGVKVSYVSGEFRTKDGRGIVVDGSEKIVYNSHPYDIIAKTQKERFCEFFNSYRFSPAIDICDDIIAKGGKELQDIFKILKSITTVYQNRDLFKFKNCFHNLNSDINRLRQLYSKYPAEIDKMSGFIKQVSDNIDYLESLKTEDISLPMVEELVANASRRAEEGRFDDAIARLYRALEMVAQAQFYKLYGQGTSNFPFEKLVDELKSKHQCKKKKGEVVDLGCYDAFKQLYKSDDEFGKLYFENEEDIVKILNLRNRSILAHGIDQLDKYKYEKLYSIFSGVFGIDGKIVKFAKMNIDEIAAIGIE, encoded by the coding sequence ATGAAAAATAATACAGTATTAGTTTTAACAATTGGCGGTACGCCTAAACCTATCATTAAGAGCTTAAAAGAACATAACCCGGGTTATATATATTTTATCCCATCCACTGTTACTCAAGACCAGATTCCCGAAATTAAAAATGCAGTTTTCAAGAATGAATTTCATGGGGTAGAGAAATCCTTTCCTATCAAGGATCCTGCTGATTTGCCAAAATGCTACCGCAAATGTATTGAGGCGTTTGAAGACATCCGTACCACAGGTCTTGAAAGCAAGGATATAATAGCCGACCCGACCGGAGGCACCAAGATAATGAGTGCCGCGCTTCTGTTAGCGGCTATCGATTTAGGTGTCAAAGTATCATATGTATCTGGCGAGTTTCGCACTAAGGATGGCCGCGGAATAGTTGTTGATGGCTCGGAAAAAATAGTTTATAACTCTCATCCTTATGATATAATCGCCAAAACTCAGAAAGAGAGATTTTGCGAGTTTTTCAACAGCTATCGTTTCTCGCCGGCTATTGATATTTGCGATGATATAATCGCTAAAGGCGGCAAAGAGCTTCAAGATATATTTAAAATATTAAAGAGTATTACGACAGTTTACCAAAACAGGGATTTGTTTAAATTTAAAAACTGTTTCCATAATTTAAACTCTGATATCAACAGATTACGGCAATTATACAGTAAGTATCCGGCTGAAATTGATAAGATGTCCGGTTTCATCAAACAGGTATCTGACAATATTGATTATCTGGAAAGTCTTAAAACCGAAGATATATCATTACCGATGGTTGAGGAATTAGTAGCTAACGCCAGCCGTCGAGCGGAAGAGGGTCGATTTGATGATGCAATTGCCCGCTTGTATCGCGCTTTAGAGATGGTAGCCCAAGCTCAATTTTACAAACTGTATGGTCAGGGGACCTCGAATTTCCCTTTTGAAAAATTAGTCGATGAGTTAAAGAGCAAACATCAGTGTAAGAAAAAGAAAGGTGAAGTCGTTGATTTAGGTTGTTATGATGCTTTCAAACAGCTTTATAAATCAGATGATGAATTCGGCAAATTGTATTTTGAGAACGAGGAAGATATTGTTAAAATATTGAACTTAAGGAACAGGTCTATATTGGCTCATGGCATAGATCAACTTGATAAATATAAGTATGAAAAACTATACAGCATATTTTCGGGAGTATTTGGCATAGACGGAAAAATAGTGAAATTTGCCAAGATGAATATTGATGAGATCGCAGCTATTGGGATAGAGTAG
- the cas2 gene encoding CRISPR-associated endonuclease Cas2, whose amino-acid sequence MNYLVSYDISDNKQRLKTSKILADYGVRVQESVFELPGLDNEIWQKCLTRLKDKVKLNGDDSIRIYLICESCKKKISILGKEIKPMDEPDVYII is encoded by the coding sequence ATGAATTATCTTGTGAGCTATGATATTTCGGATAATAAACAACGGTTGAAAACATCGAAAATCTTAGCTGATTATGGTGTTCGAGTTCAAGAGTCGGTGTTTGAACTGCCGGGTTTGGATAATGAAATTTGGCAAAAATGTCTAACCAGATTAAAAGACAAAGTTAAATTGAACGGTGATGATTCCATTCGCATTTATCTTATTTGCGAATCGTGTAAAAAGAAAATCAGCATTTTAGGCAAAGAAATAAAACCAATGGATGAACCGGATGTTTACATAATATGA
- the cas1 gene encoding CRISPR-associated endonuclease Cas1, giving the protein MTEQGAYLRKAGNQIIVEKKGETLIKISAHRVNNVLLYGNIQFTTQALKLLLNHGVELALLTQSGKIFGQFTPPLSKNILLRMSQFKLFSDDSICHKQAKRLLEAKLDNSKEVLKQFVWNKRDIDLSNQIRQIEKQIGSIEKQNSQAALNGVEGIAASAYFNAFRSVFIDQSVFNKRSKRPPKDPSNALLSFCYVLLGFLIQSHLNAVGFDPYLGFYHKTAYGRPSLAIDIVEVFRAPIVDRFVVRLFNLGIMKKDDFQPSEDGGFRLDSNGIKKFFKQWDEHIKSSGFMNILRTQVDTLREVCLEKKEYPDYYTFKAQ; this is encoded by the coding sequence TTGACAGAACAAGGTGCCTACCTGAGAAAAGCAGGCAATCAAATTATTGTTGAAAAGAAAGGCGAAACGCTGATTAAAATAAGCGCGCATAGAGTAAATAATGTTCTGCTCTACGGTAATATACAATTCACTACGCAAGCATTAAAACTTCTGTTGAATCACGGTGTCGAATTGGCTTTACTTACTCAATCGGGAAAGATTTTCGGGCAATTTACGCCGCCTCTTTCTAAAAATATCCTTTTGCGAATGAGTCAATTCAAGCTGTTTTCCGATGATTCGATTTGTCATAAGCAGGCAAAAAGATTGTTAGAAGCAAAACTTGATAATTCAAAAGAAGTATTAAAACAATTTGTGTGGAATAAGCGCGATATAGATTTAAGCAATCAAATTCGGCAAATTGAAAAACAGATTGGCAGCATCGAAAAACAAAATAGCCAAGCCGCTTTAAATGGTGTTGAAGGTATCGCCGCAAGCGCATATTTTAATGCTTTTAGAAGCGTTTTTATTGACCAATCTGTTTTTAATAAAAGAAGCAAACGACCGCCCAAAGACCCATCTAATGCGCTGTTATCGTTTTGTTATGTGCTTTTAGGTTTCTTAATACAATCGCATCTAAACGCTGTAGGATTCGATCCATACCTTGGCTTCTATCATAAAACAGCTTATGGGCGACCATCCCTGGCTATTGATATAGTAGAAGTTTTCAGAGCGCCTATCGTTGACCGGTTTGTTGTCAGGCTTTTCAATCTTGGCATAATGAAAAAAGATGATTTCCAACCTTCCGAGGATGGAGGCTTTAGACTTGATAGTAATGGAATTAAAAAATTCTTTAAACAGTGGGATGAACATATTAAAAGCAGCGGTTTTATGAACATCCTTAGAACTCAGGTTGACACATTAAGAGAAGTATGCCTTGAAAAAAAAGAATATCCTGATTATTATACATTTAAGGCGCAATGA
- the csm3 gene encoding type III-A CRISPR-associated RAMP protein Csm3, producing MKLEGFKTINGQIECLTGLKIGGTKESVGMGETDNPIIRHPISRMPYIPGSSIKGKLRSLLELKYSKTSQDFGKPCDCGECFICKLFGCGNQQNPKVEPTRLIFRDAKLRKDSEEQLEEYLPGTLAETKSEIAMDRKSGKVAKSGPRPVERIPEGSFVNFSISIRLFEEDTPAIRKEYTEKLADAFDMLENDYLGGCGTRGYGKVKITAGDGKPMSEYLKSLSW from the coding sequence ATGAAACTTGAAGGTTTTAAGACTATAAATGGACAAATTGAGTGTTTAACAGGTTTAAAAATTGGTGGAACAAAAGAATCAGTTGGAATGGGAGAAACTGATAACCCGATTATACGACATCCCATTAGCAGAATGCCTTATATTCCAGGTTCATCAATAAAAGGTAAATTAAGGTCTTTGCTCGAATTAAAATATAGCAAAACTAGCCAAGATTTTGGTAAACCTTGTGATTGTGGTGAATGTTTTATATGTAAGCTTTTTGGTTGTGGTAATCAGCAAAATCCTAAAGTAGAACCAACCAGATTGATTTTTAGAGATGCAAAACTGAGGAAAGACTCAGAAGAACAATTAGAAGAATATTTGCCTGGGACATTAGCAGAAACTAAATCTGAAATTGCTATGGACAGAAAATCAGGCAAAGTTGCGAAGAGCGGACCCAGACCAGTTGAGAGAATACCGGAAGGTTCATTTGTAAACTTCTCTATCTCAATCCGTTTGTTCGAGGAAGACACTCCTGCAATACGCAAAGAATACACCGAAAAACTCGCCGATGCTTTCGATATGCTCGAAAATGACTACCTTGGCGGATGCGGTACGCGCGGCTATGGCAAAGTCAAAATTACTGCCGGCGATGGCAAACCTATGAGCGAATATCTTAAATCTTTGAGCTGGTGA
- the csm2 gene encoding type III-A CRISPR-associated protein Csm2 — MAKCKVCGKEALPGKDYCIMCAQDYVKKRQDNPHKGGQNYSKKSYGKPRDKPTIPESCIFKDGFYNDDGFLKREIFIESAEYMTKLLKKESMTQTKIRHLFNFLKAIDLRLKTRKNTPLGYVRENFYRFWRDTEYLVNRNVIPRTFLNFVKLHGEIAVKNIREFQGFVEYLTSIVARMRQKQEDK; from the coding sequence ATGGCAAAATGTAAAGTTTGTGGAAAAGAAGCATTGCCTGGGAAGGATTATTGTATAATGTGTGCTCAAGATTACGTCAAAAAAAGGCAAGATAATCCCCACAAAGGTGGCCAAAATTATAGCAAAAAAAGCTATGGCAAACCGCGGGATAAACCAACCATTCCAGAGAGCTGTATATTTAAAGATGGGTTTTATAACGATGATGGCTTTTTAAAGAGGGAGATATTTATTGAATCTGCTGAATACATGACTAAATTATTAAAAAAAGAATCTATGACGCAAACTAAAATCAGACACCTATTTAATTTTCTTAAAGCTATTGACTTGAGATTAAAAACTAGGAAAAATACTCCATTGGGTTATGTCAGAGAAAATTTCTATCGTTTCTGGAGAGACACTGAGTATTTAGTAAATCGAAATGTAATTCCAAGAACCTTTCTTAATTTTGTAAAATTACATGGAGAGATCGCTGTGAAAAATATCCGGGAATTTCAGGGTTTTGTTGAATATTTAACATCAATTGTAGCAAGGATGAGACAAAAACAGGAGGATAAATGA